Below is a genomic region from Oligoflexia bacterium.
GCCCTACAGGCCTAACTTTTCTCTCTTGAATGACACGTAAAAGCTTAGCTTGAAGAGAAAAATCCATGTCTGCAATTTCATCTAAGAAAATTGTACCTCCATCAGCCTCTTCAAAGAGACCGCGCTTTTGATTAATCGCACCAGTAAAAGAACCTTTAGCATGACCAAAAAGTTCTGATTCCAATAAATTCTCAGGAATAGCTGCACAGTTAATAGCTACAAATGGTTTTTTAGCACGGGGGCCATCATTATGAATAGCGCGAGCTACCATTTCTTTACCTGTACCACTTTCAGCAAGAATTAAAACGTTTGCAGTAACTTTTGAAACACGCTTAATGACATCAAATACACTTTGCATTTGTTGGCTCTTGCCAATCATATCACCGAGTGTCCATGAACGTTTTACTTCTTTACGTAAAATAGAATTTTCTTTTTCAAGTTTTCTATAATTCAATGTTCGATTAATCGTTGCGCGAATGTCGGCAAGTTTAAATGGCTTTGTAACGTAATCGTGTGCACCACGTCTCATGGCATCTACCGCTGATTCAATTGTACCAAACGCTGTAATCATAATTACTGGAATCTCAGGACGTGATTCTTTAACGGACTTTAAAAGTGAATGGCCATTCATTTCAGGCATGTTCACGTCAGTAAGAATTAAATCAATATCACTTTCAGATGATGCTTCAACAATGTGACTATTGGGTTCAATAAATGTCAACGCTTCTGCGGCAGAGGAACAAGTAGTTACAAGATGACCTTCTGCTGAAAGAAACTTTTTAAGGAACATCTGCATATTTGTATCGTCATCAACCACAAGAATGTGTCCGGTGGTTTGTTTTGTCGTGTCTATCATGAAACTCTCTCCTTCGTTCATGTACTTTAAAAACTCTGAGTGAGTCAAATTAGGGCAACTATGTTGTCATTCTGACTCTGAGTCAACTCTATTATGCTTTTTTTTACATTCGTCATTGGCATCTCATATGCAATAGCACAGCCAAGTAAATGATTAACAACGGAGGAGGAGTAATGAGTCAAACAGCACGCGAATCAAAATCGCAGAATACCAATAATAGACGGATTTATCTGACTTTACTCAAGGGGGGAGCGCTAAAAGACAATGGTCGTCTTTCGCGTACATGTGAGTTGTGCAAACACAAATTTCACCCAAGTTCACGATTTTCTTTATTCTGTGATCGATGCAAACATAACGACAGATACCGTTATGCTGAGTGGTTGCCATCATCAGATGATGTGTAAATCAAGTCATATTGACGCAATCAATGGTAATAATGGGGCAAATCAGGGCATTAAGTCCCATTATTACCATCGATTTTTTTTAAGCTTAGAGGTCTGCCCACTCAATCTAAATAATTTCAGCAAACGAAAATATCTTTTAAGCGAACTACGAATTTTTTTGTGAGGCATATCAATCAGATATTTTTCTGCTTTCTCAACATTCCTATTAGAATCTCGCCACGAACAATTCATTTCATCAAGATTAGCGATTCCATAGCCTGTGAGTTTTCCGGTTTCATCAATAAATGAATCATAATAGCTTAAGGCCAATGCACGAAGACTCAAAAAAACTGGGGCTCGCCCATGTAGACCGTCTTCGCGGGAACGACTAATTGCTCCCCATTTTCCTTTTTCACGAAAAATAAAAAGCACATGATCTAGCCCATCTTTACTCTCTAAACTCATAACAAGTGGGGGATAACCTCTATGCTCAAGAATTGCTGCGGCTAAAAATGAAGCCTCTAAACAATGAGCACGTTTTAACTTCCAAGTACTTAATGCAGATCTTACCGATGGCCCTGACTTTTCTTGATTATACGCAAATGTGCGAATGAGTTTTTGAACGGCTTGTGGTGTTGAGTAACGACGGCTAAGATTTTTGAATAAAAGTAAAGAGCCCATAACTTCATTCTAGAAAGCTATGGGCTCAACTAATACTGGGCTTACGACGAGATTTAGGTCGCTTTTTCGTAATAATCGCGAACTTTATAGCGAGAAGCCATAAATACGAATACCAACGATAAAACACCCATTAATGCGGCAAAGAAGAAGAAAAACGTAGCCCCTTCAAACACATTAATTTTTGATACGTAAGCCGTGATCAAATTACCTGCAAAAATCGTCAAAAACCAAAAGCTCATGATCGTACTTTTCATCGAACGGGGTGCTTGGCTGTAAGCAAATTCTAATCCCGTAATTGAAATTAAAACCTCAGACATGGTGATAATCAAATAAGGAATGAATTGCCATGCCACTGAAATTTTTTGACCTTGATCTAAAGGAATTTGCAAAATGCCAACAAAAACAAATGAGAA
It encodes:
- a CDS encoding sigma-54 dependent transcriptional regulator — protein: MIDTTKQTTGHILVVDDDTNMQMFLKKFLSAEGHLVTTCSSAAEALTFIEPNSHIVEASSESDIDLILTDVNMPEMNGHSLLKSVKESRPEIPVIMITAFGTIESAVDAMRRGAHDYVTKPFKLADIRATINRTLNYRKLEKENSILRKEVKRSWTLGDMIGKSQQMQSVFDVIKRVSKVTANVLILAESGTGKEMVARAIHNDGPRAKKPFVAINCAAIPENLLESELFGHAKGSFTGAINQKRGLFEEADGGTIFLDEIADMDFSLQAKLLRVIQERKVRPVGQNTFKSIDVRIIAATHKDLKSSIAEGLFREDLFYRLSVIPILIPPLRERAEDIPMFADYFLKKYAAANGSPVTGFTKAAMSRLICLPWEGNVRQLENTIERAVILCDDALIDESHISFLQVVSPELEKNGVVKTTSAEPDMSGSLTLNEMEKRCLELALKKAGGKKEKAAQILGISRKTLYRKEREYGLCPRTTVEVPPATPSVGSMVNPILNTQGGNLNYQQ